A stretch of DNA from Gemmatimonadota bacterium:
GGTGCTGCTGGCCGTCCTGGCCACCGTGGCCTTTGCGGTACTGGACGCGTTCAGCATGCTGCTGCTGATCCCCTTCCTGAACACGCTGTTCCGCGATGCGCCACTCGAGGTGGGGAGCGGCGACCGGGCAATCGAGTGGCTGCTGGCCCACACCGTGGGCCGGTTCGTCACGCCGGGTGCGGCGCCGCAGGAGCTGCTGGCCACGGTCATCGCCTTCATCCTGGCCGTATTCTTCCTGAAGAACGTGTTCGACTTCCTGCAGGTCTACCTGGTGACGCGGCTCGAGCAGGGGGTGACGCGGGACGTACGCAACCGGGTTTACGGCCATCTGCTGGAGCTGGACCTGCGCTTCTTCAATCGAACGCGCACGGGCCAGATCGTTTCCCGGCTCAGCGGAGACGTGGACCAGCTCCGCACCGTGGCCACGCGCAACCTGGCCAGGCTGGCCACCTCGGTGTTCCAGATCCTGGCGTCCCTGACGGCGCTGATCGCGATCTCGCTCGAGCTGACGGTGGTGGCGCTGCTGGTGCTGCCGGCAATGTTCGGCATCTGGGGGCGGTTCCTGCGGCGGCTGAGGCGCGGCGACCGCCGGGCACTGCACCTGGCGGGCGAGATCGCGTCACACATCCAGGAGACGGTAAGCGGGGTGCGCGTGGTCAAGGCCGCGGCCGCGGAGGCGTTCGAGCAGGCCCGTTTCCAGGGGCTCACCGGCGGCTACTTCCGGGCCGTGGTGCGGAACGAGCGGCTGCGCGCACTGGCCAGCCCGCTCACGGAGATGCTGGGCGCCGTGGGCACGGTGGTGCTGCTCTGGTACGGCAGCCGGCTGGTGCTGGTCGAGGGCTCGCTGGATGGCTCGACCTTCCTCGCCTTTCTGGCCGTGAGCATGAAGCTCTACTCGCCGGTCAAGTGGCTGTCTCGCTTCCCCTCGATGATGCAGCCGGCGCTGGCGGCGGCGGAGCGGGTGTTCGAGTTCCTGGACGCGCCGGTCGAGATCAGGGACCGGCCGGGTGCGCGGGAGTTCCGGGGCGTACGCGAGGCGATCCGATTCGAGAACGTGAGCTTCTCCTACGAAGCGGGCGAGCCGGTGCTGGATCGAGTGTCGCTCGAGGTGGGGGCGGGCGAGGTGATCGCACTGGTGGGGCCGAGTGGAGCGGGTAAGACCACGCTGGTCGATCTGCTGGCGCGTTTCTACGACCCGACGGGCGGGCGGATCACTGTGGACGGCGTTCCACTCCAGGAATTCTCAGTGGCTTCGCTCCGCTCGCGGCTGGGGATCGTGACTCAGGATACGGTGCTCTTCCACGACACCGTGCGGGCCAACATTGCTTACGGCCTCGAGGGTGTGACGCAGCACAGGTTGGAGCGGGCGGCACAGGCGGCCAATGCCCACGATTTCATCCTGCAGCTTCCGGAGGCGTACGACACCGTGCTGGGCGAGCGGGGCACGCGCCTCTCGGGCGGGCAGCGGCAGCGTATCGCCATTGCCCGGGCGGTGCTGCGCGACCCGCCGGTACTGATTTTCGACGAGGCGACGTCGTCACTCGACACGGAATCGGAGCGGCTGGTGCAGCAGGCC
This window harbors:
- a CDS encoding ABC transporter ATP-binding protein produces the protein MRLYGRVLGYLKPYGGLVLLAVLATVAFAVLDAFSMLLLIPFLNTLFRDAPLEVGSGDRAIEWLLAHTVGRFVTPGAAPQELLATVIAFILAVFFLKNVFDFLQVYLVTRLEQGVTRDVRNRVYGHLLELDLRFFNRTRTGQIVSRLSGDVDQLRTVATRNLARLATSVFQILASLTALIAISLELTVVALLVLPAMFGIWGRFLRRLRRGDRRALHLAGEIASHIQETVSGVRVVKAAAAEAFEQARFQGLTGGYFRAVVRNERLRALASPLTEMLGAVGTVVLLWYGSRLVLVEGSLDGSTFLAFLAVSMKLYSPVKWLSRFPSMMQPALAAAERVFEFLDAPVEIRDRPGAREFRGVREAIRFENVSFSYEAGEPVLDRVSLEVGAGEVIALVGPSGAGKTTLVDLLARFYDPTGGRITVDGVPLQEFSVASLRSRLGIVTQDTVLFHDTVRANIAYGLEGVTQHRLERAAQAANAHDFILQLPEAYDTVLGERGTRLSGGQRQRIAIARAVLRDPPVLIFDEATSSLDTESERLVQQAITQLLAGRTVFVIAHRLATVRRADQILVLRNGRIIERGRHDELLDAGGVYRRLFELQFSGA